A region of the Synechococcus sp. PCC 7502 genome:
CCACGATCGCTGAACTGATAGAAATTACTAACCGTGATCCTCTGCGCGGGGACGGTCATGACAATGTTTTAACCAAAATAGTTTTAGATCGCACTAGTTTAGATATTCTCCAACGTCAAGGACTCAGCCTAGAAACTGTCTTGGAAGCAGGAAAAATTTGTTATCTCCGAGCCACTGCTAACCTCAGTACGGGAGGAATTGCCGTCGATCGCACCGATGATATTCATCCCGAAAATATTTGGTTGGCACAGCGCGTAGCTAAAATTATTGGTTTGGATATAGCTGGGATTGATGTCGTCACCTCTGATATATCTAAACCCCTACGAGTTACCGATAGCGTCATTGTCGAAGTCAATGCGGCACCCGGGTTTAGAATGCACACTGCCCCAAGCGTTGGAACTCCCCGCAATGTGGCTGCGCCAGTAATTAGTATGCTATTCCCAGAGGGATCACCTGCACGGATTCCCATTATTTCGATCACAGGTACTAATGGTAAAACTACCACCACACGGTTAACTGCTCATATTTTTAAGCAAACCCAAAAAGTTATTGGCTACACCACCACCGATGGGATTTACATTGGCGAATGGTTGGTCGAAAAAGGCGATACCACTGGTCCTGGTAGCGCTCAGGTAATTTTGCGTGATCCCACGGTCGAGATTGCCGTGTTAGAGACAGCCCGTGGCGGAATTCTCCGTTCTGGATTAGGATTTGATGGTTGTGATGTGGGCGTAGTTCTAAATGTGCAGGCTGATCACTTAGGGATTGGTGATATTAACACCATTGAAGAATTGGCACACCTAAAAAGCGTTGTCCCAGCGTCGGTTTTCCCCAGTGGCTATGTCGTCCTCAATGCTGAAGATGAATTAGTTGTGGCTATGGCTTCTAAGGTGAAAGCTCAGGTGGCATTTTTTAGTCTCGATCCAGAGAATCCTGTATTTAAGGCTCATGTGGAGCAGGGTGGATTAGGCGCAGTGTATGAAAATGGCTATCTGTCAATTATTCGAGCGGACTGGAAATTACGGATTGAAGAGGCGATCAATGTGCCGCTTACCTTGGGAGGAAAAGCCAATTTTATGATCCAAAATGCTTTGGCTGCCAGTTTAGCTGCCTTTGCTCAGGGGGTAAAAATTGAAGAGATTAAAGCAGGGTTGGTTAGTTTTGTAGCTTCGGCGGATCAAACTCCCGGCAGAATGAATTTATTTAATTTGGGTAAATTCCATGTATTGCTTGATTATGCTCATAATCCTGCAGGCTACAGAGCGATCGCTGATTTTATTAATACTTGGAAAGGTGAACGCATTGGCATCATTGGCGCACCCGGAGATCGGCGAGATAGCGACATTGAAGAACTAGGGCAACTGGCTGCCACCATGTTTAGTCGGGTAATTGTGAAGGAAGATAGCGATCGCCGTGGTCGAGAACCTAATGCCGTAGCTGCTTTGATGCAAAAAGGAGTAA
Encoded here:
- the cphA gene encoding cyanophycin synthetase yields the protein MKILKVSTLRGPNQWHIQRHQLIVIRLDLETSLQTPPKSIPNFYNNLVELLPNLGRNELFVFLRSMENATMADVVQNVALELQRLAGMPVEFGANRPTAESGVYQVVFEYQFEQDGRYAARAAVRLCQSLIDTGTYPIFEFQQDLRDLAELKLESQLGPSTESIVAEANARGIPWLNINSRAMIQLGYGIHQKRLQATLSNYTGILGVELACDKEATKGILRDSGIPVPRGTVIKSLKYLEEAIANVGGFPIVIKPLNGNHGRGIGIDIRSMLAAEDAFEVAQQVSEEVIIERFHQGRDHRVLVVNGKVVAVAERIPAHIYGDGKSTIAELIEITNRDPLRGDGHDNVLTKIVLDRTSLDILQRQGLSLETVLEAGKICYLRATANLSTGGIAVDRTDDIHPENIWLAQRVAKIIGLDIAGIDVVTSDISKPLRVTDSVIVEVNAAPGFRMHTAPSVGTPRNVAAPVISMLFPEGSPARIPIISITGTNGKTTTTRLTAHIFKQTQKVIGYTTTDGIYIGEWLVEKGDTTGPGSAQVILRDPTVEIAVLETARGGILRSGLGFDGCDVGVVLNVQADHLGIGDINTIEELAHLKSVVPASVFPSGYVVLNAEDELVVAMASKVKAQVAFFSLDPENPVFKAHVEQGGLGAVYENGYLSIIRADWKLRIEEAINVPLTLGGKANFMIQNALAASLAAFAQGVKIEEIKAGLVSFVASADQTPGRMNLFNLGKFHVLLDYAHNPAGYRAIADFINTWKGERIGIIGAPGDRRDSDIEELGQLAATMFSRVIVKEDSDRRGREPNAVAALMQKGVISANPNLPCEIILDEVTALETALNQATDGSLVVIFPEKVESIIKLIEARISQEPSP